In Bacillus sp. Marseille-Q1617, a genomic segment contains:
- a CDS encoding Na+/H+ antiporter family protein: protein MNAVVIAVLIMLILSLVRVNVVFALITGALIGGLIGGMGMSETITVFSEGLSGGANIALSYALLGGFAVAISYTGIPNLLVDWVLKVVGKKGDSRKAALSKALIVFAILIMAIFSQNLIPIHIAFIPILIPPLLKVMTELELDRRLIASVITFGLTAPYILLPVGFGLQFHEIIAQNMASSGMEIDLGDIPKAMLIPVGGMMIGLLIAVFVSYRKPRKYSEAKEVISDEKMVYNKKAMVFAFISIIVALYVQLQLESMIFGALAGIAVLYLSGSVKWKEADGLLNEGMKMMAFIGFVMITASGFAEVMTATGHVETLVEATADAIGGNKAMAAFIMLVVGLLVTMGIGSSFATIPIIAAIFVPLCMELGFSPMSTIVIVGTAGALGDAGSPASDSTLGPTAGLNADGQHNHIWDTCVPTFLHYNIPLILFGWIAAIMF, encoded by the coding sequence ATGAACGCAGTTGTTATTGCTGTTCTGATCATGCTCATATTGAGTTTAGTACGTGTCAATGTCGTCTTTGCCCTCATTACGGGTGCGCTGATCGGAGGTTTGATCGGCGGCATGGGCATGAGTGAGACGATAACGGTCTTCTCTGAAGGATTATCAGGGGGCGCCAATATCGCTTTAAGTTACGCGTTACTTGGGGGATTCGCTGTAGCAATTTCCTATACGGGGATTCCGAATCTTCTCGTAGACTGGGTGTTAAAGGTTGTCGGGAAAAAAGGAGATTCAAGAAAAGCGGCCCTTTCTAAGGCACTTATCGTTTTTGCTATTTTAATTATGGCTATTTTTTCACAGAATCTGATTCCGATCCACATTGCTTTTATCCCTATCCTGATTCCGCCTCTATTGAAGGTCATGACGGAACTGGAATTGGATAGACGCTTAATTGCCTCTGTCATCACATTCGGACTGACTGCTCCTTATATCCTTTTACCAGTAGGATTTGGTCTGCAGTTCCACGAAATCATTGCACAGAATATGGCAAGCAGCGGAATGGAGATCGATCTGGGGGATATCCCTAAAGCCATGCTCATTCCTGTTGGCGGAATGATGATTGGATTATTGATCGCAGTGTTTGTAAGCTACCGCAAACCAAGAAAGTACAGTGAAGCAAAAGAAGTCATTTCAGATGAAAAAATGGTCTATAACAAAAAAGCGATGGTCTTCGCCTTTATCTCGATCATCGTGGCACTGTATGTCCAGCTTCAGCTTGAATCCATGATCTTTGGAGCTCTGGCTGGGATTGCCGTGCTTTATCTTTCTGGTTCCGTGAAGTGGAAGGAAGCTGACGGATTGTTGAATGAAGGAATGAAAATGATGGCGTTCATCGGGTTTGTGATGATCACTGCCTCAGGATTTGCTGAAGTGATGACAGCAACCGGGCACGTAGAAACGCTTGTTGAGGCGACTGCAGATGCAATCGGCGGCAACAAGGCGATGGCAGCCTTCATCATGCTCGTTGTCGGCCTGCTTGTGACGATGGGAATCGGTTCCTCGTTTGCGACGATTCCGATCATTGCAGCTATTTTCGTACCTCTTTGTATGGAGCTTGGCTTCAGCCCGATGTCGACAATTGTTATTGTCGGAACAGCAGGCGCCCTGGGAGATGCGGGTTCTCCTGCTTCAGACAGTACGCTCGGGCCGACAGCCGGATTGAACGCGGACGGCCAGCACAATCACATTTGGGATACATGTGTACCGACGTTCTTGCACTATAACATTCCGCTGATCCTCTTTGGATGGATTGCGGCGATTATGTTTTAA
- a CDS encoding PaaI family thioesterase — MKMENTLISTLGIEFVELGKGKVIATMPVNEATRQPFGFLHGGASVALAETVASVGAVELIDLEKEICFGLEINANHIKAKRDGVVTATASVMHQGKTTMVWDIKITDEENQLICVSRCTMAVVPKR, encoded by the coding sequence ATGAAAATGGAAAATACGCTAATCAGTACACTTGGAATTGAGTTTGTGGAGTTAGGCAAAGGAAAGGTGATTGCAACCATGCCTGTCAATGAGGCTACCCGCCAGCCTTTCGGATTCCTTCACGGTGGAGCGTCGGTGGCCCTCGCTGAAACAGTGGCGAGTGTGGGGGCAGTGGAATTAATCGATCTTGAGAAAGAAATCTGTTTCGGTCTTGAAATCAACGCAAATCACATAAAAGCAAAACGTGATGGAGTGGTTACCGCCACGGCATCCGTCATGCACCAGGGGAAAACGACGATGGTCTGGGATATTAAAATCACCGATGAAGAGAATCAATTGATTTGTGTCTCACGATGTACAATGGCAGTCGTGCCGAAACGCTGA
- a CDS encoding DUF2188 domain-containing protein encodes MPWSKNDYPDSLKNLPADVRNKAIEIANALLDEGYDEGRAIAIATDRAHKSEEGTDTDKTEYHVKTHEDGWQLMKKGSSRAIMVEDTKEDLLSKAKDYVNDHSGTLVIHKQDGSVDKELYDQ; translated from the coding sequence ATGCCTTGGAGCAAAAATGATTATCCCGATTCATTAAAGAATCTCCCCGCCGATGTTCGGAATAAAGCAATAGAGATTGCCAACGCCCTCTTGGATGAGGGGTATGATGAAGGAAGGGCCATTGCGATTGCCACCGACAGGGCTCACAAGTCCGAGGAAGGGACCGATACTGATAAGACCGAGTATCATGTGAAAACCCATGAAGACGGATGGCAGTTGATGAAGAAGGGCAGCAGCCGGGCCATTATGGTAGAAGACACGAAAGAGGACCTTCTTTCAAAAGCGAAGGATTATGTGAATGACCATTCCGGCACACTTGTCATCCATAAGCAGGATGGCAGTGTGGATAAGGAATTATATGATCAATAA
- the mnhG gene encoding monovalent cation/H(+) antiporter subunit G, which produces MTEIIRFLIGFLLIVGGFLSLVTAFGLLRLPDVYTRNHAASKSATLGVMSILLATFLYFYLEHGHFNSRLILAIIFIFVTAPVAGHLIARAAYHSGVKLWDKSVQDDLKNKKEYEQQNSN; this is translated from the coding sequence GTGACCGAGATCATTAGATTCCTCATTGGATTTTTATTAATTGTCGGTGGATTCCTCAGCCTTGTCACAGCCTTCGGTTTGTTGAGGCTGCCTGATGTTTATACGCGGAACCATGCCGCTTCCAAAAGTGCAACACTCGGAGTAATGTCCATTCTCCTTGCAACCTTTCTCTATTTCTATTTAGAACATGGGCATTTCAATTCAAGGCTCATCCTTGCCATCATCTTTATCTTTGTGACCGCCCCGGTTGCGGGACACCTTATTGCAAGAGCAGCTTATCACTCAGGAGTTAAGCTGTGGGATAAAAGCGTACAGGATGATTTGAAGAATAAGAAAGAATATGAACAACAGAACTCCAATTAA
- a CDS encoding Na(+)/H(+) antiporter subunit F1: MLHTILQLTLLLVSLSMLGLIYRLIKGPTTPDRVVALDAIGINLIAIIALVSMLLDTFAFLEVILLLGILAFIGTVAFSKFLEKGEIIERDRDH, translated from the coding sequence ATGTTGCATACAATTCTTCAGCTGACATTATTATTGGTCTCCCTCTCTATGCTGGGATTGATCTACCGCCTGATCAAAGGACCGACCACTCCGGATAGAGTAGTCGCACTCGATGCGATAGGGATCAATCTGATCGCGATCATTGCGTTGGTATCCATGCTTCTGGATACATTCGCTTTCCTGGAAGTCATCCTGCTTTTAGGTATTCTGGCGTTTATCGGAACAGTAGCCTTTTCTAAATTCCTGGAGAAAGGGGAGATCATTGAACGTGACCGAGATCATTAG
- a CDS encoding Na+/H+ antiporter subunit E, with amino-acid sequence MAFQFLLNIFLAFVWMFLSVSFTSQSFIIGFLLSLAILFAFRRFFSSRFYIHRVIAVISLLFLFIKELIMANIAVLKTILRPKLDFKPGIFALPTELETNWEITLLANLITLTPGTLVTDVSYDNKILYIHAIDIPDKNEAIDEIKNSFEKAIMEVSR; translated from the coding sequence ATGGCCTTTCAATTTTTATTAAACATATTCCTGGCTTTTGTCTGGATGTTTCTATCGGTTTCCTTTACTTCTCAGTCATTTATCATTGGCTTTCTACTAAGTTTAGCGATACTCTTTGCATTCAGAAGGTTTTTCAGTTCACGGTTTTATATTCATAGGGTGATCGCCGTCATCAGCCTGTTGTTTCTCTTTATAAAAGAGCTGATCATGGCAAATATCGCCGTATTGAAAACGATCCTGAGACCAAAGCTCGATTTCAAGCCCGGGATTTTTGCTCTTCCGACTGAGTTGGAGACGAATTGGGAAATCACCCTGCTCGCTAATTTAATCACATTAACCCCGGGTACGCTGGTGACGGATGTATCGTATGATAATAAAATTCTATATATCCATGCCATTGATATCCCCGATAAAAATGAAGCAATTGATGAAATCAAGAACTCTTTTGAAAAAGCGATCATGGAGGTGAGTCGATAA
- a CDS encoding Na+/H+ antiporter subunit D: MTNLLILPILIPLFTAIILLFISKYVNVQRGISAISTLATIAASLVLIYTINKDGIQSVNLGSWQAPFGITLVSDMLSALLVTTTSIITLVVLLYSFKAIGADRERFYYYPVVQFLLVGVNGAFTTGDIFNLFVFFEVMLMSSYVLIVLGGTKAQLREGIKYILVNVISSALFVIAVAYLYSVVGTLNMADISVKIAEVNQPVILTSIAVLFLIVFGLKGGIFPLYFWLPGSYYAPPTPILALFGALLTKVGIYSIMRTYTLFFYHDTGYTHSILAVLAIMTIIFGCIGAVAYWDVKKIIIYNIIIAVGVILFGVSTMNPDALEGSVYYLIHDMIIKAALFLLIGVMITITGTTDLKKMGGLIKEYPWLGWTFLVAVFSLAGIPPLSGFIGKLLIVRGSFEAEDYLGAGLILLSSLMVLYSVIKIFLNGIWGTPKEYKHVSKGHARYLWMTSALLVLLAVFYGFGAEALRPLFSQAAEVLVDPNIYIDAVLKE; encoded by the coding sequence ATGACTAACTTACTGATTTTACCCATACTAATCCCGTTATTCACGGCGATTATCTTACTATTCATAAGTAAATACGTTAACGTTCAAAGAGGGATTTCAGCCATTTCGACATTGGCTACCATTGCAGCATCCCTCGTGCTTATCTACACCATCAATAAAGATGGAATACAAAGCGTGAATCTTGGAAGCTGGCAGGCACCATTTGGGATCACCCTGGTCTCGGATATGCTGTCCGCGTTATTAGTGACCACGACGAGCATCATTACATTGGTTGTGCTGCTCTATTCTTTTAAAGCCATCGGGGCAGACAGGGAGCGTTTCTACTATTATCCGGTCGTACAGTTCTTATTGGTCGGTGTGAACGGCGCCTTCACGACAGGTGATATCTTCAACCTGTTCGTATTCTTCGAGGTTATGCTGATGAGTTCTTATGTATTGATCGTATTGGGCGGCACAAAAGCCCAGCTGCGTGAAGGAATCAAATATATTCTTGTAAACGTCATCTCTTCTGCGCTGTTTGTTATTGCTGTAGCCTATTTATACTCGGTTGTCGGGACACTGAATATGGCAGATATTTCGGTGAAGATCGCTGAAGTGAACCAGCCTGTGATTCTTACTTCTATCGCCGTACTGTTCCTGATCGTTTTCGGACTGAAAGGAGGAATCTTCCCCCTTTATTTCTGGCTTCCTGGTTCATATTATGCTCCGCCGACTCCGATCCTTGCTCTATTCGGAGCATTGTTAACCAAAGTGGGTATTTATTCCATCATGAGAACCTACACTTTATTCTTTTATCATGATACCGGCTATACTCATAGTATTCTCGCAGTGCTGGCCATCATGACGATCATATTCGGATGCATCGGTGCTGTTGCATACTGGGATGTTAAAAAAATTATCATCTATAATATCATCATTGCAGTAGGCGTCATTTTATTCGGGGTATCTACAATGAATCCCGATGCGTTAGAAGGCTCTGTTTACTATCTGATTCACGATATGATCATCAAAGCAGCCCTCTTCCTTCTGATCGGGGTGATGATCACGATCACCGGTACGACGGATTTGAAGAAGATGGGCGGTTTGATCAAAGAATATCCTTGGCTTGGTTGGACATTCCTGGTCGCTGTCTTTTCACTTGCGGGCATTCCTCCCCTCAGCGGCTTCATCGGAAAATTATTGATCGTAAGGGGCAGCTTTGAGGCGGAAGATTATTTAGGTGCAGGATTGATTCTCTTATCAAGCTTAATGGTCCTGTATTCAGTGATTAAGATTTTCTTGAATGGAATTTGGGGAACACCTAAGGAATATAAGCACGTGTCAAAAGGGCATGCGCGCTATTTGTGGATGACATCCGCCCTGCTTGTGCTGCTCGCCGTGTTTTACGGTTTTGGAGCAGAAGCATTGCGTCCCCTATTCTCACAGGCAGCAGAAGTACTGGTTGACCCGAATATCTATATAGACGCAGTGTTAAAGGAGTAA
- a CDS encoding Na(+)/H(+) antiporter subunit C — protein MEILMAVVCGILFMSAVYLMLSKSLLRIIIGTALLSHGAHLLLLSISGLKGGAAPLLGEHAKSYVDPLPQALILTAIVISFGVTAFFLVLAYRTYQELGTDNTDQMRGNEGND, from the coding sequence ATGGAGATATTAATGGCAGTTGTTTGCGGCATTCTGTTTATGAGTGCTGTATATTTAATGCTTTCGAAAAGTTTATTGCGCATCATTATCGGAACGGCATTGCTGAGTCATGGAGCCCATTTACTGCTCCTTTCGATCAGCGGTCTCAAAGGGGGAGCTGCACCTCTTTTGGGGGAACATGCGAAATCTTATGTGGATCCGCTGCCTCAGGCTTTGATTCTGACAGCGATCGTTATCAGTTTCGGTGTCACGGCTTTCTTCCTGGTGCTCGCTTACCGGACGTACCAGGAGCTTGGAACTGATAATACGGATCAAATGAGAGGAAACGAAGGAAATGACTAA
- a CDS encoding Na(+)/H(+) antiporter subunit B gives MKKPKTNDVILQTVTNVVTFIIVLFSLSLFFAGHYTPGGGFIGGLMTSAAIVLMLLAYDLDTVANILPIDYKILTAVGLLIAVATGAGALLFDVPFLTHAYDYFYLPLLGKTSLHTAVLFDTGVYLVVIGVTMTIIQTIGVSE, from the coding sequence ATGAAGAAACCCAAAACAAATGATGTGATTCTTCAAACAGTCACTAATGTTGTCACTTTCATCATTGTCCTGTTTTCTCTGAGTCTTTTCTTTGCTGGACATTACACTCCAGGGGGAGGATTTATCGGGGGATTGATGACCTCCGCTGCGATCGTTCTCATGCTGCTTGCATATGATCTCGATACAGTGGCGAATATCCTTCCGATCGATTACAAGATTTTAACGGCTGTAGGACTATTGATAGCGGTGGCGACAGGAGCTGGTGCATTGTTGTTTGATGTGCCTTTCCTTACTCATGCCTATGATTATTTCTATCTTCCGCTTCTGGGAAAGACGTCTCTTCATACAGCAGTGTTATTTGATACAGGTGTGTATTTGGTTGTTATCGGTGTAACGATGACCATTATTCAGACAATAGGAGTGAGTGAATAA
- a CDS encoding Na+/H+ antiporter subunit A, producing the protein MTLLHWAIISPFLFAILIPFLYKAFRSIHTGWFVLLLPVALFSYFIQFMPITRDGNTIKETAEWMPSFGINFIAYIDGLGLLFALLITGIGSLVVLYSIYYLDKKKEQLHNFYVYLMMFMGAMLGVVLSDNLIVLYMFWEFTSISSFLLIGYWYHRERSRYGAQKSMLITVFGGLSMLAGFILLYLMGGTFSIRELISQSDQLMTNALFIPAMLLVLLGAFTKSAQFPFHIWLPDAMEAPTPVSAYLHSATMVKAGIYLVARMSPLFAETSLWLWLVGGFGIFTLFWGSFNAVKQTDLKGILAFSTVSQLGLIMSLLGVGAAALHYTHLDDNIYMVATLAAVFHLINHATFKGSLFMVVGIIDHETGTRDIRKLGGLMSFMPITFTVAVIGAFSMAGLPPFNGFLSKEMFFTGMVRVLEMDIFSLDTAGILFPVLAWVGSIFTLIYSMILVFKTFTGEHQPEKLEKKPHEAPFGMLISPIILASLVIVFGFFPNILSERIIAPAVAAITPSLVEEGHVIEAHITFWHGFTPELFMTLGVILFGILLYQLLPKWKKIYSWIPERLTLNSIYDGGLVRGERAAFSFTRGYMTGFIRSYLVYIFAFFIGILLFTLWFKGAFAINTGDLAPIGIYEIAIALLLVISSVSILFAKSRLTAIILLGAAGYTVSLFFVLFRAPDLALTQLVIETVSVALFLLCFYHLPPLSRHEERMSFKLGNALISIGVGVVVTLFAISAYSTKLSESISEYYIKNVYEEAAGKNMVNVILVDFRGFDTLFEICVLAIAALGIYSMIKLRLTRRKEG; encoded by the coding sequence ATGACATTGTTACATTGGGCTATTATATCGCCTTTTTTATTTGCCATTCTTATTCCATTTCTTTATAAGGCATTTAGGAGTATCCATACCGGCTGGTTCGTATTGCTTCTGCCGGTTGCTTTGTTCAGCTACTTCATTCAATTCATGCCGATTACGAGGGATGGAAACACGATTAAGGAAACAGCGGAGTGGATGCCGTCTTTCGGCATCAATTTTATTGCCTACATAGATGGACTCGGGCTTCTTTTCGCACTTCTCATTACCGGTATCGGTTCGCTTGTGGTTCTTTATTCGATCTACTATCTCGATAAGAAAAAGGAACAATTACATAACTTCTATGTGTATTTAATGATGTTCATGGGAGCCATGCTCGGTGTGGTCCTGTCTGATAATCTGATCGTTCTTTATATGTTCTGGGAGTTTACGTCCATTTCATCTTTCCTGTTGATCGGTTACTGGTACCACCGCGAACGCTCCAGATACGGTGCACAGAAATCCATGCTGATCACTGTATTCGGCGGATTGTCCATGCTGGCTGGATTTATCCTTCTATATTTGATGGGAGGTACATTCAGTATCCGCGAGTTGATTTCACAATCCGATCAGCTTATGACAAATGCCCTATTCATTCCGGCTATGCTTCTCGTACTGCTGGGTGCTTTTACAAAATCGGCTCAATTCCCGTTCCACATCTGGCTTCCGGATGCCATGGAAGCCCCGACACCTGTCAGTGCATATCTGCACTCGGCTACGATGGTTAAAGCGGGGATCTACCTTGTTGCCCGCATGAGTCCGTTATTTGCCGAGACAAGCTTATGGTTATGGCTTGTAGGAGGATTTGGGATTTTCACATTATTCTGGGGATCCTTTAATGCTGTGAAACAAACAGATTTAAAAGGGATTCTCGCATTCTCCACTGTCAGTCAACTTGGTCTTATCATGTCGCTGCTAGGAGTGGGTGCAGCCGCCCTGCACTACACTCACTTGGACGACAATATTTATATGGTCGCAACTCTTGCCGCCGTTTTTCACTTGATCAACCACGCTACTTTCAAGGGAAGCCTGTTTATGGTTGTCGGTATCATCGATCATGAAACCGGCACGAGGGATATCCGCAAACTCGGCGGGCTGATGAGCTTTATGCCGATTACGTTTACAGTTGCGGTGATCGGTGCATTTTCAATGGCTGGTCTGCCTCCATTCAACGGCTTCTTGAGTAAAGAAATGTTCTTTACCGGGATGGTCCGTGTCCTTGAGATGGATATTTTCAGCCTGGACACAGCCGGCATCCTTTTCCCTGTCCTTGCCTGGGTGGGAAGCATATTTACGCTCATCTACAGCATGATCCTTGTGTTCAAGACATTCACCGGGGAACACCAGCCTGAAAAATTGGAGAAGAAACCTCACGAGGCACCGTTCGGGATGCTGATCTCGCCGATCATTCTGGCTTCCCTTGTCATTGTGTTCGGGTTCTTCCCTAACATCCTGTCTGAGCGTATCATCGCTCCTGCAGTTGCGGCGATTACACCGAGCCTTGTTGAAGAAGGTCATGTGATTGAAGCACATATTACATTCTGGCACGGATTCACTCCGGAGTTATTTATGACATTAGGTGTCATCCTGTTTGGTATCCTGCTTTATCAATTGCTTCCGAAATGGAAGAAGATCTATTCATGGATTCCTGAACGCTTAACGCTGAATTCTATTTATGATGGAGGTTTGGTCCGAGGCGAACGCGCTGCATTCTCTTTCACAAGAGGGTACATGACAGGGTTCATCCGAAGTTACCTCGTCTATATATTCGCGTTCTTCATCGGTATCCTGCTGTTCACCTTGTGGTTCAAAGGGGCGTTTGCGATCAATACCGGTGACCTTGCACCAATCGGTATCTACGAAATCGCGATCGCACTGCTCTTGGTGATCAGTTCCGTATCGATTTTATTTGCGAAATCACGACTAACCGCGATCATTTTACTTGGTGCGGCCGGATATACCGTTTCACTATTCTTCGTTCTGTTCCGTGCACCGGACCTGGCGCTTACCCAGCTTGTGATTGAAACGGTCTCGGTTGCCCTGTTCTTATTGTGTTTCTATCACCTTCCTCCATTGAGCCGCCATGAAGAGCGGATGAGCTTCAAGCTCGGAAATGCACTGATTTCCATTGGAGTCGGGGTAGTGGTGACGCTGTTTGCCATCTCTGCTTACAGCACTAAATTATCTGAATCGATTTCTGAGTATTATATTAAAAATGTGTATGAGGAAGCTGCAGGTAAGAATATGGTTAACGTCATTCTCGTAGACTTCCGAGGATTTGATACCCTGTTTGAAATTTGTGTACTGGCTATTGCTGCCCTGGGTATCTACTCCATGATTAAATTGCGTCTGACAAGGAGGAAAGAGGGATGA
- a CDS encoding DUF5366 family protein, whose amino-acid sequence MKNTYLTSYLPLFAILLFSLTFSVYGVEVFVDLFKKIGVYPGMREFLSDIQLKFVLLILLMIVFFMVFAALKLIAETINGVSMLFFSKDSEGQLYNRVRSGSMIYFIGGLVSVVSLKSFLGVVAIFAVTSVIYFVYFVYKISVTVSKAGIIGVISLQLFTWSSLFMTIFFVILKLYNGVMASLPIMSKVKL is encoded by the coding sequence TTGAAGAATACATATTTAACAAGCTATCTGCCTCTGTTTGCCATCCTTTTATTCAGCTTGACCTTCTCGGTCTACGGAGTGGAAGTATTTGTGGACCTTTTCAAGAAAATCGGCGTCTATCCCGGGATGCGTGAATTTCTATCGGATATTCAACTGAAATTTGTGTTATTAATCCTGCTGATGATCGTCTTCTTCATGGTATTTGCAGCCCTGAAGCTCATTGCTGAAACTATCAACGGTGTCTCCATGCTATTCTTTTCAAAAGATTCCGAAGGCCAATTATATAACCGGGTCAGGTCCGGCTCCATGATCTATTTCATCGGCGGTCTCGTGTCCGTCGTCAGCCTCAAATCCTTCCTGGGGGTGGTTGCTATTTTCGCCGTCACTTCGGTCATATATTTTGTTTACTTTGTTTATAAAATAAGCGTCACAGTATCAAAAGCAGGGATCATAGGGGTCATCAGCCTGCAATTATTTACTTGGTCATCCCTTTTTATGACGATCTTTTTTGTGATTTTAAAATTGTATAACGGTGTCATGGCGAGTTTGCCGATCATGTCGAAGGTGAAGCTGTGA
- a CDS encoding transglycosylase domain-containing protein — protein MRVFAGFLTVICFMALFFTTLFFTTEEVDKVQGFQDELETTVNTDQLNLNKTSLLLDKNGDVFSEVNRPFRLYVEDEKIPPFVKDILVASEDQHFYEHVGFDAGAILRAVVKNLVFTHIQQGGSTITQQLARNLYLGQEKTYNRKLTELFYAHEIERSLSKNEILELYLNVIYFSNGVYGIETASQYYFQKSVSELNKAEMAFIASIPNNPGKYDPVDHFDQTKVRQERLLDILVNTEKLAKEEADKLKKVPIKLNIRKKIDRYPDYAFYVEEELRELISLHEGYKVQLENASSPQEKEQIINKLDNRFESVIASGVRIQTALDPALQQKSAEALNTGLHGEKLQGASVTINNETRRIAALTGGKDYQKYNFNHAFQAYRQPGSSIKPLLVYAPYLDIFKASIHEKVNANNYCIGNYCPINYGGVQPGTVTLNQSLAQSYNTPALRLMEKVGVEEAFNKLSSFSFERLTADDHTYAASIGGFTYGFSPLEMTNAYTSFIDGSYYKSHAIVNVKDGNGKVLYEWKDKPKKIWSQDTTAKMRQMLANAAENGTGKAAYVSKPYVGIKTGTTNNYHDYWVMGLTNEYTTGVWVGHDIPQNMSRIERLRPSHKIWQKIMK, from the coding sequence ATGAGAGTGTTTGCAGGATTTCTGACAGTGATTTGCTTTATGGCTTTGTTTTTTACCACGCTGTTCTTCACGACAGAAGAAGTCGACAAAGTCCAGGGATTTCAGGATGAGCTCGAAACCACGGTGAATACAGACCAGTTGAACCTTAACAAGACCAGTTTACTGCTGGACAAAAACGGGGACGTATTTTCAGAGGTCAATCGTCCCTTTCGATTATATGTAGAAGATGAAAAAATCCCCCCATTCGTAAAAGATATCCTGGTCGCTTCAGAAGATCAGCATTTTTATGAACATGTGGGATTTGATGCCGGCGCCATATTAAGGGCAGTTGTAAAAAACTTGGTGTTCACACATATACAGCAGGGCGGCAGCACCATTACCCAGCAACTCGCCCGAAATCTTTATTTAGGCCAGGAAAAAACGTACAACCGAAAATTGACCGAGCTCTTCTATGCACATGAGATTGAACGTTCCCTTTCCAAAAATGAAATACTGGAGCTTTATCTCAATGTCATTTATTTCAGCAACGGTGTGTATGGAATCGAAACAGCGTCACAATATTATTTTCAAAAAAGTGTTTCGGAATTGAACAAAGCAGAGATGGCGTTCATAGCCTCGATCCCGAATAATCCGGGCAAGTATGATCCTGTCGACCATTTCGATCAGACCAAAGTTCGCCAGGAACGTCTGCTTGACATTCTCGTTAACACTGAAAAGCTTGCAAAAGAAGAAGCGGACAAGCTGAAGAAAGTTCCGATAAAGTTGAATATCCGCAAGAAAATCGATCGGTATCCTGATTATGCCTTCTATGTGGAAGAGGAATTAAGAGAGCTGATTTCATTGCACGAAGGCTACAAGGTACAGCTTGAAAATGCCTCTTCACCACAGGAAAAGGAGCAGATCATCAACAAGCTGGATAACCGGTTTGAAAGCGTGATTGCTTCTGGCGTCAGAATTCAGACTGCCCTTGATCCAGCCCTGCAGCAAAAAAGCGCAGAAGCTTTGAACACCGGGCTCCATGGTGAAAAACTGCAGGGCGCATCAGTCACCATCAATAATGAAACAAGAAGAATCGCTGCACTGACCGGAGGGAAAGATTATCAAAAATATAATTTCAACCATGCTTTCCAAGCCTACAGGCAGCCTGGTTCCTCCATCAAGCCGCTGCTTGTATATGCGCCGTATCTTGACATATTCAAAGCATCCATTCATGAAAAAGTGAACGCCAATAATTACTGTATAGGTAATTATTGCCCGATCAACTACGGAGGCGTCCAGCCGGGGACGGTCACGCTGAACCAGTCGCTGGCTCAATCGTACAACACCCCCGCTCTCCGGTTGATGGAGAAAGTCGGGGTGGAAGAAGCATTCAACAAGCTTTCATCCTTTTCCTTCGAGCGCTTGACAGCAGATGATCACACATACGCAGCATCGATCGGCGGGTTCACCTACGGCTTCAGCCCGCTCGAGATGACAAATGCCTACACATCCTTCATCGACGGCAGCTATTATAAAAGCCATGCCATCGTGAACGTGAAAGACGGAAATGGAAAAGTCCTTTACGAATGGAAGGATAAGCCAAAGAAAATATGGTCTCAAGATACCACGGCAAAAATGAGGCAGATGCTCGCGAATGCTGCTGAGAACGGTACAGGGAAAGCCGCTTATGTATCAAAGCCCTATGTTGGAATAAAAACAGGAACCACCAACAATTATCATGATTACTGGGTAATGGGGTTGACGAATGAGTACACGACGGGTGTCTGGGTCGGCCACGACATCCCTCAGAACATGAGCAGGATCGAAAGGCTGCGGCCGAGTCATAAAATATGGCAGAAAATCATGAAATAA